Proteins co-encoded in one Kocuria flava genomic window:
- a CDS encoding ABC transporter ATP-binding protein — MLVRLLRQYTGRYRRWVLAVVVLQLAATVAALLLPGLNARIIDEGVTRGDTDLVLRVGQVMLVVALVQVLAAVAAVYCGARAAMGTGRDLRRAVQRRVGSFGAREVGRFGAPSLITRGTNDVQQIQLLVLTGLNFMVAAPIMSVGGIVMALREDPGLSWLVWVSVPLLAVVVGALATRLMPLFRLMQARIDRVNGVLREQIVGVRVVRAFVREDHERRRFAGANAQLTDVSVRIGSLFVLMFPLISMILHLATAAVLWFGGQRVDAGQIQVGSLTAFLQYLLQILTAVMMGTFMLMMVPRALVCAERVGEVLDTVPELREPEEPVAPGPARGAVELRGVGFSYPGAQAPVLEDLDLCAGPGTTTAVVGATGSGKSTLLRLLPRLLDPTAGTVLLDGVPLPRYGRAELSARVGWVPQRAYLFSGTVASNLRLGRPEATDEQLWAALRTAQAEDFVRRMPGGLEAPIAQGGTNVSGGQRQRLAIARVLVARPAVYLFDDSFSALDTATDARLRAALRPVVRGATVVVVAQRVSTVRDADRILVLEGGRITARGTHEQLLARSGTYREIVRSQAGAEDAAEPAAPLSAEGSR; from the coding sequence ATGCTTGTCCGCCTCCTCCGGCAGTACACCGGCCGCTACCGGCGCTGGGTGCTGGCCGTCGTCGTCCTGCAGCTCGCCGCGACGGTCGCCGCGCTGCTGCTGCCCGGTCTCAACGCCCGGATCATCGACGAGGGCGTGACCCGCGGCGACACGGACCTGGTGCTGCGGGTGGGGCAGGTGATGCTCGTCGTCGCCCTCGTGCAGGTGCTCGCCGCCGTCGCCGCCGTGTACTGCGGGGCGCGCGCGGCCATGGGCACGGGCCGGGACCTGCGGCGGGCCGTCCAGCGCCGCGTCGGCTCCTTCGGGGCCCGCGAGGTCGGGCGCTTCGGGGCGCCGTCGCTGATCACCCGCGGCACCAACGACGTCCAGCAGATCCAGCTGCTCGTGCTCACGGGCCTGAACTTCATGGTCGCCGCCCCCATCATGAGCGTCGGCGGGATCGTCATGGCCCTGCGCGAGGACCCGGGGCTGTCGTGGCTCGTGTGGGTCTCGGTGCCGCTGCTCGCCGTGGTGGTGGGTGCCCTCGCGACCCGCCTGATGCCGCTGTTCCGGCTCATGCAGGCCCGGATCGACCGCGTCAACGGTGTGCTCCGGGAGCAGATCGTGGGGGTGCGCGTGGTGCGGGCCTTCGTGCGCGAGGACCACGAGCGCCGCCGCTTCGCCGGGGCCAACGCGCAGCTGACGGACGTCTCCGTGCGGATCGGCTCCCTGTTCGTGCTGATGTTCCCCCTGATCAGCATGATCCTGCACCTGGCCACGGCCGCGGTGCTGTGGTTCGGCGGCCAGCGCGTGGACGCGGGCCAGATCCAGGTCGGCTCGCTCACGGCGTTCCTGCAGTACCTGCTGCAGATCCTCACCGCCGTGATGATGGGCACCTTCATGCTGATGATGGTCCCGCGCGCGCTGGTCTGCGCGGAGCGCGTCGGCGAGGTCCTGGACACCGTGCCGGAGCTGCGCGAGCCGGAGGAGCCGGTGGCCCCGGGCCCGGCCCGCGGCGCCGTGGAGCTGCGCGGGGTGGGCTTCTCCTACCCGGGAGCGCAGGCCCCCGTGCTCGAGGACCTCGACCTGTGCGCCGGGCCCGGCACCACGACCGCCGTGGTCGGGGCCACGGGCTCGGGCAAGTCCACCCTGCTGCGGCTGCTCCCCCGGCTGCTCGACCCCACGGCCGGGACGGTGCTCCTGGACGGCGTCCCGCTGCCGCGGTACGGGCGCGCCGAGCTGAGCGCCCGCGTGGGGTGGGTTCCCCAGCGGGCCTACCTGTTCTCGGGCACGGTGGCCTCCAACCTGCGGCTGGGCCGGCCGGAGGCCACGGACGAGCAGCTGTGGGCGGCGCTGCGCACCGCCCAGGCCGAGGACTTCGTCCGGCGCATGCCGGGCGGGCTCGAGGCCCCGATCGCCCAGGGCGGCACCAACGTCTCCGGCGGGCAGCGGCAGCGGCTGGCGATCGCGCGGGTGCTCGTGGCCCGCCCGGCGGTCTACCTCTTCGACGACTCCTTCTCGGCCCTGGACACCGCCACCGACGCCCGCCTGCGCGCCGCCCTGCGCCCGGTCGTGCGCGGGGCCACCGTGGTCGTCGTCGCCCAGCGGGTCTCCACCGTGCGCGACGCCGACCGGATCCTCGTCCTGGAGGGCGGGCGGATCACGGCCCGGGGCACCCACGAGCAGCTGCTGGCCCGGTCGGGCACCTACCGGGAGATCGTGCGCTCCCAGGCCGGGGCCGAGGACGCCGCCGAGCCGGCCGCTCCCCTGTCCGCCGAGGGGAGCCGCTGA
- a CDS encoding PTS fructose transporter subunit IIABC translates to MSELITPDLVQLDQDLGEDKATVIGQLAALVQRAGRAEQLDGLLADAIAREDKTATGIPGGIAIPHCRSTAVTAPTLAMARLDPKVDFGAKDGPADLVFFIAAPEGADQTHLKLLAKLARSLMKKDFTASLRAARSEQEVVRLVDGALGLGPAEEGPAGATSAAATPAAVAAGGDAAGAAAPEQAPAAAGQRRRVVAVTACPTGIAHTYMAADGLSNAAQELGVDLQVETQGSAGFTKLDPAAIAAADAVIFATDVDVRDRGRFAGKPYVASPVKRGIDEPDVMIREALARAEDPDAPRVQGGGAGAEDAAASGQEGWGTRIRKAVMTGVSYMIPFVAAGGLLMAFGFMVAGADIANIADDVLGTSTLWNLGEFTLPQYLGAVLFKTGNLAMSLLVAALAGYIAYGLADRPGIAPGFAAGLVANFMGAGFLGGIVGGLLAGLAAYWLAKPQLPRWVGSLMPVVIIPLLASIFAGGLLLLVLGGPIATFMAWLTEQLSGMTGAGALALGAILGFMMGFDLGGPINKVAYTFAAAGLGAATAANTAPQEIMAAVIAAGMVPPLGLALASLVAKRYFSTVEQENGKAAWLLGLSFISEGAIPFAAADPLRVLPATMAGGAAAGAVAMGAAVTSPAPHGGVWILPIIGNPLMFLAAVLVGTVVTAGVVVALKHVGGVQRKVADTERDVAAAAPAAATA, encoded by the coding sequence GTGTCCGAGCTCATCACGCCCGACCTGGTCCAGCTGGACCAGGACCTCGGGGAGGACAAGGCGACCGTCATCGGTCAGCTCGCCGCGCTGGTCCAGCGCGCCGGGCGCGCGGAGCAGCTCGACGGGCTGCTCGCCGACGCCATCGCCCGCGAGGACAAGACCGCCACCGGCATCCCGGGCGGCATCGCGATCCCGCACTGCCGCTCGACCGCCGTCACGGCCCCGACCCTGGCCATGGCCCGCCTGGACCCGAAGGTCGACTTCGGCGCGAAGGACGGCCCCGCCGACCTGGTCTTCTTCATCGCGGCCCCCGAGGGCGCGGACCAGACCCACCTGAAGCTGCTGGCCAAGCTCGCCCGCTCGCTCATGAAGAAGGACTTCACCGCGTCCCTGCGCGCGGCCCGCAGCGAGCAGGAGGTCGTGCGCCTCGTCGACGGCGCGCTCGGGCTCGGTCCCGCCGAGGAGGGCCCCGCCGGGGCGACCTCGGCCGCGGCGACCCCGGCGGCCGTGGCCGCGGGCGGGGACGCGGCCGGTGCCGCGGCCCCCGAGCAGGCCCCCGCCGCGGCGGGGCAGCGGCGCCGGGTCGTGGCCGTCACCGCCTGCCCGACCGGGATCGCCCACACCTACATGGCCGCCGACGGGCTCAGCAACGCCGCCCAGGAGCTCGGGGTCGACCTGCAGGTCGAGACCCAGGGCTCGGCGGGCTTCACCAAGCTGGACCCGGCCGCGATCGCCGCGGCCGACGCGGTGATCTTCGCGACCGACGTGGACGTGCGCGACCGGGGCCGCTTCGCCGGCAAGCCCTACGTCGCCTCCCCGGTCAAGCGGGGCATCGACGAGCCCGACGTCATGATCCGCGAGGCCCTCGCCCGGGCCGAGGACCCGGACGCCCCCCGCGTCCAGGGCGGCGGGGCCGGGGCCGAGGACGCCGCGGCCTCCGGCCAGGAGGGCTGGGGCACCCGCATCCGCAAGGCCGTAATGACGGGCGTGAGCTACATGATCCCGTTCGTCGCCGCGGGCGGCCTGCTCATGGCCTTCGGCTTCATGGTCGCCGGGGCTGACATCGCCAACATCGCCGACGACGTCCTGGGCACCTCGACGCTGTGGAACCTGGGGGAGTTCACCCTGCCCCAGTACCTCGGCGCCGTGCTGTTCAAGACGGGCAACCTCGCCATGAGCCTCCTCGTGGCGGCCCTCGCCGGCTACATCGCCTACGGCCTCGCCGACCGGCCCGGCATCGCCCCCGGCTTCGCCGCCGGGCTCGTGGCCAACTTCATGGGCGCGGGCTTCCTGGGCGGCATCGTCGGCGGCCTGCTGGCCGGCCTGGCCGCCTACTGGCTGGCCAAGCCGCAGCTGCCCCGCTGGGTGGGCTCGCTCATGCCCGTGGTGATCATCCCGCTGCTGGCCAGCATCTTCGCCGGCGGTCTGCTGCTGCTCGTCCTGGGCGGGCCGATCGCCACGTTCATGGCCTGGCTCACCGAGCAGCTCAGCGGCATGACCGGTGCCGGGGCCCTGGCCCTGGGCGCGATCCTCGGCTTCATGATGGGCTTCGACCTCGGCGGGCCGATCAACAAGGTCGCCTACACCTTCGCCGCCGCGGGCCTGGGCGCGGCCACGGCCGCCAACACCGCCCCGCAGGAGATCATGGCCGCGGTCATCGCCGCCGGCATGGTGCCCCCGCTGGGCCTGGCCCTCGCCTCGCTCGTCGCCAAGCGCTACTTCAGCACGGTGGAGCAGGAGAACGGCAAGGCCGCCTGGCTGCTGGGCCTGTCCTTCATCTCCGAGGGCGCGATCCCGTTCGCCGCGGCGGACCCGTTGCGCGTGCTGCCCGCGACCATGGCCGGCGGCGCGGCCGCCGGTGCCGTGGCCATGGGTGCGGCCGTGACCTCCCCCGCCCCGCACGGCGGCGTGTGGATCCTGCCCATCATCGGCAACCCGCTCATGTTCCTCGCCGCCGTGCTCGTGGGTACGGTGGTCACAGCCGGCGTCGTCGTCGCCCTCAAGCACGTGGGCGGCGTCCAGCGCAAGGTGGCCGACACCGAGCGCGACGTCGCGGCCGCCGCGCCCGCGGCGGCGACCGCCTGA
- a CDS encoding DeoR/GlpR family DNA-binding transcription regulator, with protein MFATERQAEIAELVATSRRVNGAELARRFDVTMETVRRDLAALEAAGRLRRVHGGAVPVEQTTVDEKAIHSRQHLNTPEKRRIAEAAFSLLRTSGAGAVVLDAGSTVEALADLIVRSDSTLPDGQEQLIITHALHIAAKLADATGIGLELVGGRVRKLTWAAAGGRAAEHYSRLRPDVAFIGCNGLHPEFGLSTPDPIEAVVKSAIVQTSRRVVLLCDAAKFGQETLMRFASLEEIDTLVTDRAPGPELAAALEAADVEVVLA; from the coding sequence ATGTTCGCGACGGAGCGCCAGGCGGAGATCGCCGAGCTCGTGGCCACGAGCCGACGGGTCAACGGTGCCGAGCTCGCCCGGCGCTTCGACGTCACCATGGAGACGGTCCGCCGCGACCTCGCCGCCCTCGAGGCGGCCGGACGGCTGCGGCGGGTCCACGGCGGGGCCGTGCCCGTGGAGCAGACGACCGTCGACGAGAAGGCCATCCACTCCCGCCAGCACCTGAACACCCCCGAGAAGCGTCGCATCGCCGAGGCGGCCTTCTCCCTCCTGCGCACCAGCGGGGCCGGGGCCGTGGTGCTCGACGCCGGCAGCACGGTCGAGGCGCTCGCCGACCTCATCGTGCGCTCCGACTCCACGCTGCCGGACGGCCAGGAGCAGCTGATCATCACCCACGCCCTGCACATCGCCGCGAAGCTCGCCGACGCCACCGGCATCGGCCTCGAGCTCGTGGGCGGGCGGGTGCGCAAGCTGACCTGGGCCGCCGCCGGCGGCCGGGCGGCGGAGCACTACTCGCGGCTGCGCCCCGACGTCGCCTTCATCGGCTGCAACGGCCTGCACCCCGAGTTCGGGCTGAGCACCCCCGACCCCATCGAGGCGGTCGTGAAGTCGGCGATCGTCCAGACCTCCCGCCGCGTCGTGCTGCTGTGCGACGCGGCCAAGTTCGGGCAGGAGACCCTCATGCGCTTCGCCTCCCTCGAGGAGATCGACACCCTCGTCACCGACCGGGCCCCCGGCCCCGAGCTCGCCGCGGCCCTCGAGGCCGCCGACGTCGAGGTGGTGCTCGCGTGA
- a CDS encoding ABC transporter ATP-binding protein — translation MSRHEAAPPRRARRFWPSAGRLLGLLRPHWPRLAVVVVFGAVSVALTVWAPLVLGRAMDVIFRGVVARSVPAGADRAEVVERLRAQGEDNLAAMVSAMELVPGRGIDFAALGRLIALVLVLYLVASVLQWAQGWLLNRVVMRVVHDLRAAVEDKLHRLPLGWFDGRQRGDVLSRVTNDIDNVQTALQQSFTQLVQSVLTVAGIVVMMFVVSWQLALVALLALPLSALGAGLIGARAQRLFTEQWRATGALNGHIEESFSGHELVKAFGREEQMAQVFDERNEALHRAASGAQFVSGTILPVMQFVSYLSYVAIAVLGGLRVASGQLTLGAVTAFIQYSREFAQPLSQLAGMANALQSGVASAERAFELLDAPEQRPDTPRARLPHRPRGHVRFERVSFSYAPDEPLIQDLDLEARPGRTVAVVGPTGAGKTTLVNLLLRFYELDGGRITLDGTDITELSRAELRAAVGMVLQDAWLFGGTIRENIRYGRLDATDEEVLAAARAAYVDRFVRALPAGYDTVIDEEGDNVSAGERQLITIARAFLADPSLLVLDEATSSVDTRTELLVQEAMAALRTDRTSFVIAHRLSTIRDADIILVMEDGRIVEQGPHERLLAAGGAYAELYRSQFRAPVAGDDAPAAPAGPALPTTPGEPAP, via the coding sequence ATGTCCCGGCACGAGGCGGCCCCGCCGCGCCGGGCCCGGCGCTTCTGGCCCTCGGCCGGGCGCCTGCTCGGGCTGCTGCGCCCGCACTGGCCGCGCCTGGCCGTCGTGGTCGTCTTCGGGGCGGTCTCCGTGGCGCTGACCGTGTGGGCGCCGCTGGTCCTGGGCCGGGCCATGGACGTGATCTTCCGCGGGGTCGTGGCGCGGTCGGTGCCTGCCGGCGCCGACCGCGCCGAGGTCGTCGAGCGGCTGCGCGCCCAGGGCGAGGACAACCTCGCGGCCATGGTCTCGGCGATGGAGCTCGTGCCGGGACGGGGCATCGACTTCGCGGCCCTGGGGCGGCTGATCGCGCTGGTGCTCGTGCTCTACCTCGTGGCCTCGGTGCTGCAGTGGGCCCAGGGCTGGCTGCTCAACCGCGTGGTGATGCGCGTCGTCCACGACCTGCGCGCCGCGGTGGAGGACAAGCTCCACCGGCTGCCGCTGGGATGGTTCGACGGCCGCCAGCGCGGTGACGTCCTGTCCCGGGTGACCAACGACATCGACAACGTCCAGACCGCCCTGCAGCAGTCCTTCACCCAGCTGGTCCAGTCGGTGCTGACGGTGGCCGGGATCGTGGTGATGATGTTCGTCGTCTCCTGGCAGCTGGCCCTCGTGGCGCTGCTGGCCCTGCCCCTGTCCGCGCTGGGCGCCGGGCTGATCGGCGCCCGGGCCCAGCGGCTGTTCACGGAGCAGTGGCGGGCCACCGGCGCCCTCAACGGCCACATCGAGGAGTCCTTCTCCGGCCACGAGCTGGTCAAGGCCTTCGGCCGGGAGGAGCAGATGGCGCAGGTCTTCGACGAGCGCAACGAGGCCCTCCACCGGGCCGCCTCCGGGGCGCAGTTCGTCTCGGGGACGATCCTGCCGGTGATGCAGTTCGTCTCCTACCTCTCCTACGTCGCGATCGCGGTGCTGGGCGGGCTGCGGGTGGCCTCGGGCCAGCTGACCCTCGGGGCGGTCACGGCGTTCATCCAGTACTCCCGGGAGTTCGCCCAGCCGCTGTCGCAGCTGGCCGGCATGGCCAACGCCCTGCAGTCCGGGGTCGCCTCCGCCGAGCGGGCCTTCGAGCTGCTGGACGCCCCCGAGCAGCGCCCGGACACCCCGCGGGCCCGGCTGCCGCACCGGCCCCGCGGGCACGTGCGCTTCGAGCGGGTGTCCTTCTCCTACGCCCCGGACGAGCCCCTGATCCAGGACCTCGACCTCGAGGCCCGCCCCGGGCGCACCGTGGCCGTCGTGGGTCCGACCGGGGCCGGCAAGACCACCCTCGTGAACCTGCTGCTGCGCTTCTACGAACTGGACGGGGGCCGGATCACCCTCGACGGCACCGACATCACCGAGCTCTCCCGCGCCGAGCTGCGCGCCGCGGTGGGGATGGTGCTGCAGGACGCGTGGCTGTTCGGCGGCACGATCCGGGAGAACATCCGCTACGGGCGCCTCGACGCCACGGACGAGGAGGTGCTGGCCGCGGCGCGGGCGGCCTACGTGGACCGGTTCGTGCGCGCCCTGCCCGCGGGCTACGACACCGTGATCGACGAGGAGGGGGACAACGTCTCGGCCGGCGAGCGGCAGCTGATCACGATCGCCCGCGCGTTCCTGGCCGACCCCTCGCTGCTGGTGCTCGACGAGGCCACCTCCTCGGTGGACACCCGCACGGAGCTGCTCGTGCAGGAGGCGATGGCGGCCCTGCGCACCGACCGCACCTCGTTCGTGATCGCCCACCGGCTCTCCACGATCCGCGACGCCGATATCATCCTGGTGATGGAGGACGGCCGGATCGTGGAGCAGGGCCCGCACGAGCGGCTGCTCGCCGCCGGCGGGGCCTACGCCGAGCTGTACCGCAGCCAGTTCCGCGCCCCGGTCGCCGGCGACGACGCCCCGGCCGCCCCCGCCGGTCCCGCGCTCCCCACCACCCCAGGAGAACCTGCCCCATGA
- a CDS encoding 1-phosphofructokinase family hexose kinase, with translation MILTVTLNPSLDRTVELGAALRRGAVQRATGARQDAGGKGVNISRALRASGSPTLAVLPADPGDPLLAELDAAGVPHESVPAGAPVRSNVTITEPDGTTTKLNAPGTPLTAQRLEELAALLVRHGAGASWIVLAGSLPPGAEPGTYAQLVRRVRTALGERAPRIAVDTSGRALAGATAEDDALPDLIKPNGEELAELVGRGDGEALEADPALAAAVAAALVGRGLGAVLTTLGAGGAVLTTAAGSWHAVHAPVAVRSTVGAGDSSLAGYLLAHERGDDPAGCLRQAVASGTAAAALPGTRVPALSGTTPEAVAVRELAPQDAAG, from the coding sequence GTGATCCTCACCGTCACCCTCAATCCCTCCCTGGACCGCACGGTCGAGCTCGGCGCCGCGCTGCGCCGCGGCGCCGTCCAGCGCGCCACGGGCGCCCGGCAGGACGCCGGGGGCAAGGGCGTCAACATCTCCCGCGCCCTGCGCGCCAGCGGCTCGCCCACCCTCGCGGTGCTCCCCGCGGACCCCGGGGACCCCCTGCTGGCCGAGCTCGACGCCGCCGGCGTCCCGCACGAGAGCGTCCCGGCCGGGGCCCCGGTGCGCTCCAACGTCACCATCACCGAGCCCGACGGCACCACGACGAAGCTCAACGCCCCCGGGACGCCCCTGACCGCGCAGCGGCTGGAGGAGCTGGCCGCACTGCTCGTGCGCCACGGGGCCGGGGCCTCCTGGATCGTGCTCGCCGGCTCCCTGCCCCCGGGCGCGGAGCCCGGCACCTACGCGCAGCTGGTCCGCCGGGTGCGCACCGCCCTGGGCGAGCGCGCCCCCCGGATCGCCGTGGACACCTCCGGCCGCGCCCTGGCCGGCGCGACGGCCGAGGACGACGCCCTGCCCGACCTGATCAAGCCCAACGGCGAGGAGCTGGCCGAGCTCGTGGGCCGCGGCGACGGCGAGGCCCTCGAGGCCGACCCCGCGCTGGCCGCGGCCGTGGCCGCGGCACTGGTCGGCCGGGGCCTGGGCGCCGTGCTGACCACGCTGGGCGCCGGCGGCGCCGTGCTGACCACCGCGGCGGGCTCCTGGCACGCGGTGCACGCCCCCGTCGCGGTCCGCTCGACCGTCGGCGCGGGCGACAGCTCGCTCGCCGGCTACCTGCTGGCCCACGAGCGGGGGGACGACCCCGCCGGGTGCCTGCGCCAGGCCGTCGCCTCCGGCACGGCGGCCGCGGCACTGCCCGGCACACGGGTCCCCGCGCTGTCCGGGACCACGCCGGAGGCCGTCGCCGTGCGGGAGCTCGCCCCGCAGGACGCCGCCGGCTGA